In a genomic window of Aquila chrysaetos chrysaetos chromosome Z, bAquChr1.4, whole genome shotgun sequence:
- the UBQLN1 gene encoding ubiquilin-1 isoform X1 has product MSESAEGPAGGRSPPDSPTRGSAAEPRIIKVTVKTPKEKEEFAVSETSSIRQFKEEISKRFKSHTDQLVLIFAGKILKDQDTLTQHGIHDGLTVHLVIKTQNRSQDHPAQQANTTGSTATTSTSSSSTSTPASTNSNPFGLGGLGGLAGLSSLGLNTSNFSELQSQMQRQLMSNPEMMVQIMENPFVQSMLSNPDLMRQLIMANPQMQQLIQRNPEISHMLNNPDIMRQTLELARNPAMMQEMMRNQDRALSNLESIPGGYNALRRMYTDIQEPMLNAAQEQFGGNPFASLVSNASTGGDIQPSRTENRDPLPNPWAPQSSSQTSTTSTSTSGESGGSSNAGNSTSGSTGQSSTVPNLGPGLGAGMFNTPGMQSLLQQITENPQLMQNMLSAPYMRSMMQSLSQNPDLAVQMMLNNPLFAGNPQLQEQMRQQLPTFLQQMQNPDTLSAMSNPRAMQALLQIQQGLQTLATEAPGLIPGFNPGLSGLGSTGAPTGSSVPSSVPSENTSPASGTAEPSHQQFVQQMLQALAGANAQQLQNPEVRFQQQLEQLSAMGFLNREANLQALIATGGDINAAIERLLGSQPS; this is encoded by the exons TTCAAGGAAGAAATCTCTAAGCGTTTCAAGTCTCACACTGATCAGCTCGTGTTGATATTTGctggaaagattttaaaagatcaagATACTTTGACTCAGCATGGAATTCACGATGGACTCACTGTTCACCTGGTtatcaaaacacaaaacag ATCACAAGACCACCCAGCTCAACAAGCAAACACCACTGGGAGTACTGCTACCACGTCAACGTCCAGCAGTAGTACCTCAACACCAGCTTCAACAAATAGTAACCCTTTTGGCTTGG GTGGCCTTGGAGGTTTGGCAGGTCTGAGTAGCCTGGGCTTAAATACATCAAACTTTTCAGAGTTGCAAAGTCAGATGCAACGGCAACTTATGTCCAACCCAGAAATGATGGTTCAGATAATGGAAAATCCATTTGTTCAGAGCATGCTTTCAAATCCTGACCTGATGAGGCAGTTAATTATGGCTAACCCTCAAATGCAGCAACTGATACAGAGAAATCCAGAAATCAGTCACATGCTGAATAATCCAGATATAATGAGACAG ACACTAGAACTTGCTAGAAACCCTGCAATGATGCAGGAAATGATGCGAAACCAAGACCGCGCCTTGAGCAACCTTGAAAGTATACCAGGTGGATACAATGCCTTGCGACGTATGTACACAGATATTCAGGAGCCAATGTTGAATGCCGCACAGGAACAG TTTGGAGGTAACCCATTTGCTTCTTTAGTAAGCAATGCATCAACAGGAGGGGACATTCAGCCATCTCGTACAGAAAACAGAGATCCTCTGCCAAATCCCTGGGCTCCTCAGTCCAGCTCTCAGACTTCCACAACAAGTACCAGCACCAGTGGTGAGAGCGGTGGCAGTAGTAATGCTGGAAATAGCACCTCTGGCAGTACGGGACAGAGCTCAACTGTACCAAATTTGGGACCTGGACTAGGAG ctGGTATGTTCAACACACCAGGAATGCAGAGCTTATTACAGCAGATAACAGAAAACCCACAACTTATGCAGAATATGTTGTCTGCACCCTATATGAGAAGCATGATGCAGTCGTTAAGCCAGAATCCTGATCTTGCAGTACAG ATGATGTTGAATAATCCTTTATTTGCTGGAAATCCCCAGCTTCAGGAACAAATGAGACAACAACTTCCAACTTTCCTTCAGCAG ATGCAGAATCCTGACACGTTATCAGCTATGTCAAACCCTAGAGCAATGCAGGCTTTGCTACAGATTCAGCAGGGCTTGCAGACACTAGCAACAGAAGCGCCGGGACTTATACCAGG ATTTAATCCTGGTTTAAGTGGATTGGGAAGCACTGGAGCCCCTACAGGGTCCAGTGTACCTAGTTCTGTTCCCAGTGAAAATACAAGTCCAGCATCAGGAACTGCTGAACCTAGTCACCAGCAGTTTGTCCAGCAAATGTTGCAGGCACTTGCTGGTGCAAATGCTCAG CAGTTACAAAATCCAGAAGTTCGATTTCAGCAACAACTGGAGCAGCTGAGTGCAATGGGCTTTCTGAACCGTGAAGCAAACTTACAAGCTCTAATAGCAACAGGAGGAGACATCAATGCAGCTATTGAAAGGCTGCTTGGCTCTCAGCCTTCATAG
- the UBQLN1 gene encoding ubiquilin-1 isoform X2: MSESAEGPAGGRSPPDSPTRGSAAEPRIIKVTVKTPKEKEEFAVSETSSIRQFKEEISKRFKSHTDQLVLIFAGKILKDQDTLTQHGIHDGLTVHLVIKTQNRSQDHPAQQANTTGSTATTSTSSSSTSTPASTNSNPFGLGGLGGLAGLSSLGLNTSNFSELQSQMQRQLMSNPEMMVQIMENPFVQSMLSNPDLMRQLIMANPQMQQLIQRNPEISHMLNNPDIMRQTLELARNPAMMQEMMRNQDRALSNLESIPGGYNALRRMYTDIQEPMLNAAQEQFGGNPFASLVSNASTGGDIQPSRTENRDPLPNPWAPQSSSQTSTTSTSTSGESGGSSNAGNSTSGSTGQSSTVPNLGPGLGAGMFNTPGMQSLLQQITENPQLMQNMLSAPYMRSMMQSLSQNPDLAVQMMLNNPLFAGNPQLQEQMRQQLPTFLQQMQNPDTLSAMSNPRAMQALLQIQQGLQTLATEAPGLIPGFNPGLSGLGSTGAPTGSSVPSSVPSENTSPASGTAEPSHQQFVQQMLQALAGANAQLQNPEVRFQQQLEQLSAMGFLNREANLQALIATGGDINAAIERLLGSQPS; the protein is encoded by the exons TTCAAGGAAGAAATCTCTAAGCGTTTCAAGTCTCACACTGATCAGCTCGTGTTGATATTTGctggaaagattttaaaagatcaagATACTTTGACTCAGCATGGAATTCACGATGGACTCACTGTTCACCTGGTtatcaaaacacaaaacag ATCACAAGACCACCCAGCTCAACAAGCAAACACCACTGGGAGTACTGCTACCACGTCAACGTCCAGCAGTAGTACCTCAACACCAGCTTCAACAAATAGTAACCCTTTTGGCTTGG GTGGCCTTGGAGGTTTGGCAGGTCTGAGTAGCCTGGGCTTAAATACATCAAACTTTTCAGAGTTGCAAAGTCAGATGCAACGGCAACTTATGTCCAACCCAGAAATGATGGTTCAGATAATGGAAAATCCATTTGTTCAGAGCATGCTTTCAAATCCTGACCTGATGAGGCAGTTAATTATGGCTAACCCTCAAATGCAGCAACTGATACAGAGAAATCCAGAAATCAGTCACATGCTGAATAATCCAGATATAATGAGACAG ACACTAGAACTTGCTAGAAACCCTGCAATGATGCAGGAAATGATGCGAAACCAAGACCGCGCCTTGAGCAACCTTGAAAGTATACCAGGTGGATACAATGCCTTGCGACGTATGTACACAGATATTCAGGAGCCAATGTTGAATGCCGCACAGGAACAG TTTGGAGGTAACCCATTTGCTTCTTTAGTAAGCAATGCATCAACAGGAGGGGACATTCAGCCATCTCGTACAGAAAACAGAGATCCTCTGCCAAATCCCTGGGCTCCTCAGTCCAGCTCTCAGACTTCCACAACAAGTACCAGCACCAGTGGTGAGAGCGGTGGCAGTAGTAATGCTGGAAATAGCACCTCTGGCAGTACGGGACAGAGCTCAACTGTACCAAATTTGGGACCTGGACTAGGAG ctGGTATGTTCAACACACCAGGAATGCAGAGCTTATTACAGCAGATAACAGAAAACCCACAACTTATGCAGAATATGTTGTCTGCACCCTATATGAGAAGCATGATGCAGTCGTTAAGCCAGAATCCTGATCTTGCAGTACAG ATGATGTTGAATAATCCTTTATTTGCTGGAAATCCCCAGCTTCAGGAACAAATGAGACAACAACTTCCAACTTTCCTTCAGCAG ATGCAGAATCCTGACACGTTATCAGCTATGTCAAACCCTAGAGCAATGCAGGCTTTGCTACAGATTCAGCAGGGCTTGCAGACACTAGCAACAGAAGCGCCGGGACTTATACCAGG ATTTAATCCTGGTTTAAGTGGATTGGGAAGCACTGGAGCCCCTACAGGGTCCAGTGTACCTAGTTCTGTTCCCAGTGAAAATACAAGTCCAGCATCAGGAACTGCTGAACCTAGTCACCAGCAGTTTGTCCAGCAAATGTTGCAGGCACTTGCTGGTGCAAATGCTCAG TTACAAAATCCAGAAGTTCGATTTCAGCAACAACTGGAGCAGCTGAGTGCAATGGGCTTTCTGAACCGTGAAGCAAACTTACAAGCTCTAATAGCAACAGGAGGAGACATCAATGCAGCTATTGAAAGGCTGCTTGGCTCTCAGCCTTCATAG